The following proteins are encoded in a genomic region of bacterium:
- a CDS encoding RDD family protein translates to MRKDPPVNTQLPEWKKEVAEKVKAYGERKKRLTTPPQPIKETIEAERVQEPELKTAAPLHLDSVTEAKEAVFQPLEAVIPSTFEVWSEDLKDFPRIEEGVEFEREEATPSAAPYLMRRIAAGLIDHAILVVLLVIVLFPFSFVLGESMEWLVLYMWKATLSLFLLLHFLYQLYFLRSSRQTPGMLFVSLELRDPGDQTIPVGKIIVRWLTFMFLNVFNLLPALLGKPYLLHDHISNTEMRSFS, encoded by the coding sequence ATGCGAAAGGATCCACCAGTCAATACTCAACTTCCGGAATGGAAGAAGGAAGTTGCGGAGAAAGTAAAAGCGTACGGTGAACGCAAGAAACGGCTGACCACTCCGCCACAACCGATCAAAGAAACGATCGAAGCAGAACGAGTGCAGGAGCCTGAGTTGAAAACTGCAGCTCCTTTGCATTTGGACTCAGTCACTGAAGCAAAGGAAGCGGTTTTTCAACCGCTGGAAGCGGTGATACCTTCGACTTTCGAAGTCTGGTCAGAGGATCTGAAAGACTTTCCGAGGATCGAGGAAGGAGTAGAGTTCGAAAGGGAAGAAGCAACTCCTTCCGCAGCCCCCTATCTGATGCGTCGAATTGCCGCGGGACTGATTGATCATGCGATTCTTGTCGTGCTGCTCGTCATTGTCCTGTTTCCTTTTTCTTTCGTCCTGGGGGAATCGATGGAATGGTTGGTTCTGTACATGTGGAAGGCTACACTTTCGCTCTTCCTGCTGCTGCACTTCTTATACCAGCTATATTTCTTGCGCTCATCCCGCCAGACTCCCGGCATGCTTTTCGTATCGCTGGAACTGAGAGACCCCGGAGATCAAACAATCCCGGTGGGCAAGATCATAGTCCGCTGGCTAACTTTCATGTTTTTGAACGTGTTCAATTTATTGCCGGCGCTGTTGGGCAAACCCTACTTGTTGCACGACCACATTTCCAACACGGAAATGCGGTCTTTTTCATAG
- a CDS encoding ThiF family adenylyltransferase, producing MTLRLSHPDEDRYQRLRLIRWWDQTKLRGASALVVGAGALGNEVVKNLALLGLGNIWIIDFDRIETTNLTRSALFRAGDVQQWKAEVLAARAGELNPDCRTHALVRDARFDLGLSFLKGIDVIFGCLDNREARYYMNRNCYLLKKIYIDGGLDTLNGSVTVFHPPETACYECTLGSADRQELQKRISCLKSTDPEIKQHVPTAPTIASIVGGLQVQIGVRALHGLHIPTGKRLGLYGLSDVFFDMKLEISNECGLHSWGDPLPDSIEKLKIPAESSLKQTLDHAREKWNAMFLSWEFDRDLTVQLNCTSCGASIDFVGTQSRYAGAAQCNCGGVLKQQTVTGYTGEEPWGSKSFLELGFPEEHIYAAETTKGRVYFIL from the coding sequence GGGAGCCTCTGCGCTAGTCGTGGGCGCAGGCGCCCTGGGAAATGAAGTCGTAAAGAATCTGGCGCTTCTGGGTCTTGGAAATATCTGGATCATCGATTTCGACCGCATTGAAACGACCAACTTAACTCGCTCTGCGCTGTTTCGCGCCGGCGATGTTCAGCAATGGAAAGCAGAAGTTCTTGCAGCGCGGGCGGGTGAGCTGAATCCCGATTGCCGTACGCATGCTCTCGTTCGGGACGCGCGATTTGATCTCGGACTCTCCTTTCTGAAAGGGATCGATGTTATTTTCGGATGCCTCGATAACCGCGAAGCGCGCTACTACATGAATCGCAATTGCTATTTGCTGAAAAAAATATACATTGATGGCGGACTCGATACCTTAAATGGTTCGGTGACTGTCTTTCATCCGCCCGAAACGGCATGTTATGAATGCACGCTCGGATCTGCGGATCGACAGGAACTCCAGAAAAGAATCTCTTGTTTGAAAAGCACGGATCCCGAGATCAAGCAACATGTTCCCACGGCGCCGACCATCGCCTCGATTGTAGGTGGACTGCAGGTCCAGATTGGCGTTCGCGCTTTGCACGGTTTGCACATTCCAACCGGGAAACGCCTAGGGCTCTATGGCCTCAGCGATGTTTTCTTTGATATGAAGCTGGAAATATCGAACGAATGCGGACTTCACTCCTGGGGTGATCCTCTGCCCGACTCTATTGAAAAACTGAAAATACCGGCAGAGAGTTCGCTAAAACAAACGCTCGATCACGCGCGCGAGAAGTGGAATGCAATGTTCCTTTCATGGGAGTTTGATCGCGATCTGACCGTTCAACTGAATTGCACTTCTTGCGGAGCCTCGATCGATTTTGTCGGAACGCAATCCCGCTATGCTGGCGCCGCGCAATGCAACTGTGGAGGTGTGTTGAAACAGCAAACGGTCACCGGTTACACCGGTGAAGAGCCATGGGGATCAAAAAGCTTTCTCGAGCTGGGATTTCCGGAAGAGCATATCTATGCGGCGGAAACAACGAAAGGAAGAGTTTATTTTATATTGTAA